Genomic segment of Malania oleifera isolate guangnan ecotype guangnan chromosome 7, ASM2987363v1, whole genome shotgun sequence:
ttatagttcttacattattagtatgcattgattatattgtgctgaattgttgtacaaatcacttttcattgtacgaaaattatattgatcattgtattccagacgtgggcctgaagagggagacttgccctggtaaAAGTCCCTAATTGACTTAGACCCaattaagaaagttaggtgcaccatcctgataaggtgtagttgtaggttgaggttagccatgttaattaacctggttgtaaatggtgtcgctccacctgttaagtgagtcgtagtggaaaccctcttacttgtgagctcgaggcagagacgtaggctgttttggccgaaccctgataacatatcgtacatgtactttatattttcagcactttatattcctgcatgTGTATGTTCTATTCAATATATTGTGAGTGCCGCGCattatttaatttccgcatattatatttatctacgcatttggagttgcatagacaaaccctaagttGTGTATATACTACTATTGGATAATTTAACCTAGAAGATAAATTTTTACATTTCtaattctcccccccccccccactccctcttgggaatacaccaaagtcaacaagcGTACGTATCTGCATAGCTAAAAAGCATTTCTATTGTACATAAAGTTTATATTgtgattgtattccaagcgtggcctgagggggtgttgatctaacccatAAGGATCGATTGTAATTCAGGCATGGCCTGAGATGGGTCTTCTCCgccctttaaggagaggttgtaaaggttggggtcaaccctgtaaATTTAACTTGGGATATTCCTCACCTAATAAGGAGAAGctttgtaattggtgtcgctccatCCGTAACCGAGCAATTAGTgtaatcctcttacttgtgagcttgagacggggacgtaggcagtgttggcagaaccccgatatcatatcgtgtgtcaTTCTCTATTTCCCTGCACTTAAATTCCTGTACATGCATGCTTAGATTTAAATTTCTTATGAATGTGCACTTGCTAAAAATATTGTGAACGATTGGGAAATACTAAACCTGTTGTATGTATTCCATTTACCTGCTCAGTTATATTTTTTTGGATATTGGAATAGAATAGACAAACTCTAGGTTGCATATTACTGTTTGTGGGTTCAAATTTGACCTAGgtatgaattttttaaatacccaattcacccccttcctcTTAGGAATACATTAATTCCAACACTTTGTTATTATATAACCCTCTAACTCCTTGTTGATGTGGTTGGGTATATGACCTTAATAGGCCAATTAACCCATTTAATTAGTTCTTGGTCGGGGAGCGTATGAAAGGATCACACCTGTAAAAGGTATGGGACATCTTAAATTCAATAATAGTTACTTGACTTATACAATTCTAATATTAACTTGAGCGTTAAAGAATGTCCTTGAAAGGCACTGGAGATTTCTCAagtctttatttttgttttcttgattgtaagtaattatcacatgctataaacataaaaattatttttgatttctAACGTCAACAATTTTATAACAATTTTATAAATTGTTTAActgttaatatttttattcatgAACTTAATCATTAAAATATAttatcaaaattttcataaaattaataaAGTATTATTATATAAACATATCTAGAAACAAAACTAAAGTAATTAATCAAGTTTCAAATTCAACTATCATCAATAAAAAGGTATAACATGATTTGTAAAGGTTAGTTAACCATGGTTCCATCGACGATACATTAATTAAAAGTAAATTGAAATAAATAGCAACTTTAAAAAAGTCATATTAAATTAATTGCACTGAGAAATAAATACAAtcttaattaacataaatattgaCTTCTATTTTTATCAATTACAACAAACTTTACTATCTTTCATTTGATTTAATGTAATACCAAACTTTACTTACTatacttacaaaaaaaaaaaaaaaaaaaaaaaaatttaaatcctcTCATCATATGTGTTCTCATATACACTATATTATGCGCGATTACCTCAATATTTTTGTGTGCATAACTTGCGTATATACAACTCAATGACACTATACAGtaataatataaaagaaaatttaaaaaattaatgatattGTCACACACGATCAGAGTCGTGATCATATTAtatacacatgcacacacataaaTACTCTTTTATATAGATTATattgtcataataataataataataataatagagcaAAAGATACTGACATTTTGTGAGGTTTAGTAAAAAGACAATTGTCCCCCCTGAGATATCAAAAAATTTAAAGACCtatcttgagatttcaaaaattctaccAACTTACTCTAAGATTTCTCAAAAAGATATTaatttctccatatattttctaAAAGAATAAGAGTTTTGAGGGATACAAGTATCCTAAAAATTAAATGTTAGGGTAGATTTGTGAAAGTTTTGAGATCTTAGAGGAAGtctttgagatttttgaaatcttaacaaaaaaaaaagggtcaGCGTCTTTTTGTGAAATCTCAAAGAAGATTAGTATATTTTGTCCTTAATAAAAAAGAAGTTTGAGTCGAGTTGGCTCAAGAAGTAAAGGTGACTTATAACTTTCGTAACTCCAAAGTCACGAATTCGATTCTCCTTTGAGAGTTAACCTTGGTAAATTACTAGGGGTGCGTCAATGGACGGATAACTTTCAATCCACATGTTTGGTGCTGCACCATAGTATCAAAAGTTGCGCGATGGTGGCTGGAGTCCctatattatcaaaaaaaaaaaaaagttcgaGATTTGAGAACATTCGaggaaaataaaaagggaaaaacgaaactaaaaaaaaatcaaattaaacaaACCAAATAAGTTAGGTCTGCTTTTACTTTAACTATCCTGAGTTTGCCATGTGAGCCTGCAATGTAACGACCCATAGCTCTCAGCTTTTTTCTTAAACAAAACAGAAAACACTGCCATTTTTGACTTCTGTATTTTCCTTGTGTGGTGGGAAATGGGAATAGGATCACCTTCCTTATTAGGTGCTGATCCCCACGCAGGGCCCCACCAAATCTTTGGACCTATAATTTCCTCCATTCTAATCCACCACGTCACGTTGCTTCCATCCCCTAGCTGCAAGTTTCTTCTCTCGACTTCCCACATGAACGAAAGTTTTTACAATCAACTAGTAAGATTCCTAAAACACCCCTCGTGCATTTTGTGAAAGTACATTACTACCCCGCTGCGGTCTCGTGGCGTAGTGAGATTGGGTGATAACAAAGAGTGGGACACCTCCTAGATGCATGGTAGCCAGAGCCTAAAGCAAACTCATTAACTTGAAAAAAAGTCACATTAAAAATGGTAATTACTTAACAAGACAATATCAAAATGGAAGGCGATTAATATACCAAGTACCATTCATTTCGTGGGTTTTTTCCTCAGACACCGCATTCTCCACCTTCTAATCTCTCTTTATTCTCTCTCTgtatactctctctctccctctccatcTGTTGAACGAAATGGGGAAGAAGGTGGAGATGAAGAAGATAGAAGACGTGACGAAGTGTCAAGTGACCTACTCGAAGCGCAGAAGCAGCCTCATCAAGAAGGCTCACGAAATCTCAGTCTGCTGCGCCATTGATGTGGCCTTCCTTGCATTTTCACCATCTGGTCGCATTAGCAAGTTCTCCAACAAAACTAGGTCATTCATTTATACTCTTGTTTATGTGTAGACGTTCAAGTAATTGAAGTTGTTTCATTAATCAGCCAATATGTGGTTTGATTTTCATATTCTGTAACATTTTCCATCATAGGATTGAAGATGTGCTTGATCGTTACATTCATTTACCAACAGAGAAGAGATATCCGTATGAActacatataatatataatccCAAACCCATCTTTTGTCTTCCTTTAATtctttaatattaatattattctaGTATAATTTCTACCAACTAACCTAATTTACTTGGCTTTTGAATTCTGATTGTTTGGATGCATGGACTGACATGGACGGCTGATGAatgaaactaaaataaaatttggCGATATCATGGATCGGCACAGCCTCATAAAGAACcttgaggtatatatatataaatttaattttgttaatttttttttatcttccaAATAACTAATATTTTCAATGCATGATAAACGAAATTATACTCATCATGATTTTTCATGCATCgtctaaaatataaatatgtatatatgtatctgTGTGTATGTACGTATGCAGAAGAAGCAAGAGAAGCTAAAAGAACTTG
This window contains:
- the LOC131160752 gene encoding agamous-like MADS-box protein AGL66, which codes for MGKKVEMKKIEDVTKCQVTYSKRRSSLIKKAHEISVCCAIDVAFLAFSPSGRISKFSNKTRIEDVLDRYIHLPTEKRYPLIKNLEKKQEKLKELEQIKGETSKLYHLNNQLIFSSFPPPSP